The genomic region TTTGTAGGCGTTGTTATGTTAGATTTTTCTAAAGCATTCGATTTATGTTCCCACGaaatactattaaaaaaattacaaatttacaaatgtGGAGATAATACTATTAAATGGTTCAAGTCTTATCTTACAAATAGAACTCAAGCGGTGAACTTAAACGGTGTTCTCTCTGATAAGCAAATTACGACATGCGGGGTCCCGCAAGGGTCTATTCTAGGgcctcttttatttattttattcataaatgactTGCCTATGTATGTACAGGATAATGTTTCAAACGTTGATATGTATGCAGATGATACTACAATATATGACACAAATAAATCTAAATTTGAAGTTGAAATGAATTTACAAGCTGCTTTGAATAACGTCAGTACATGGTGTCTAAACAATGGTATGGTATTAAATGcttcaaaaacaaaagtaatattgaTAACGACACCCCAGAAGCGGACAAAATTAGTTAATCAACctctaaatttgaaatataaagacTTAAATCTGGAAATCACAACAGGTGATAAAATTCttggcatatatataaatgaaaacctTAAATGGGATACGCATATAAAATTTCTTAGGAAGAAAATATCTAGTAATTTGTGGCTATTATCAagaattaaagtatttattcctgttaattatagaataatgttttacaaagcCTATGTCCAACCACATCTTGACTATTGTAGTATCATTTGGGGTAgtacaaaacaatcaaatatccAGGTTTTAGTGCGATTACAACGAAGAGCATGTCGTATCATTCTAGGTGAACAATATACCACTTTAAGCGAGgctttgaatataattaattctCTTAATATTGAACAGAGGGTTTCACTTCATAAAGCCAAATTTATGTACAGGGTATCGCAAAATGCAGTCCCgtcatatattcaaaatatgttcaattacAATGTCAGGCGTCCAAATCATTTACGTTCTTCAAATAAATCGGATTTTTTAATACCCAAACCAAATATAGAACTTTTTAAAGGGAGTATGTCGTACTCTGGGGTAAAAGTATGGAATAACATTCCAAATGAAATAAGACAGAGCGAAAGTATTAAAAGTTTTACAGTAAATTATACTAAGTGGATAAATTCGAATCAACAGTCATAAAgctaaaattgtaaatatggcCATATGTAAGTCTGTAAGTTAAACCTCTGCCgccatatgtatgtattatgttgttgtgtaacattgttatcatgttgatcatgtttatgaataatgctaactttgaatttgttatgctgattgttatattgctatataattatgtatttgtatgtatgtaaatattgcttTAGAGGGCCCCAAGGAAGATTAGTTTACACTAATTGGGTTACCCTCTGTAAATAAAgactttcattcattcattcattcattcattcattcattcattcattcattttttcgGAATAAACAGAAAACTGTAATAAAACactgattattgtttaattacatCATAATAACTGCACTAATATTTACAATGCATGTATTAAAGCAGATAGTTATCAAAGACATTGACaaaatgagttcatttttaCAGTATGCAGTACCATCAATTTCAACTTATTACAAACACTGTCAAATAGGTGAACATAATGTTTACCATACACATTTTACTATGTCTTGCAAACCACAAGGATATCATCAATGTGAGACACAATGGATATTGGAAGCTCATTTGCCAGAATACGAAAAGTTTTGAGCCGCCTGATCACTTGCTAAATCAGAATTCTATGATTAGcaatttttttagtttttctgaCAGTCACTAGGCATCTGAGATGTTCCTCTCCGCCCGGGTGGTACATACAGTGATATATTTCTGGAGGCGCACTCTCCCTGTATGTTAAATACCTTGTCTGCCATAACCATGCAGTGCATCGGGATGAGGTCCAAATAGTTCAAATCCAATGTTATGGCCTTATCCGACACTCGTCCAAGGTATGCCTTGGATATGAAAATGATGGAACTGTTCGGAGAGCAGGCCACAAGCAGTTTTAAAGTGTTATGGTGTTTATAATTACTCCAAGTTGCACTTTGTAGGTACAAGTCTTTGGGGGTCTCTATGAATAACTCTGTGCAGTCTATTATTGAATGTAGGGATGACAGTTTACGGAAGCGCTCTGGTTTTGTTGCTATCAGGGTCTCTTCATCAGGCAGATACACCATAGCTTTAAGAGCTAAGCTAGATGCCCGCAACCATGCAAGGAAAATTCTTGAAACAAGACATTCCAAAATGTTGAAGCGTTTTGCAAGGTCTGCATTAAGTAGTCCTAACctgattttcattaacatcaaCAAAAATTCACATTTTGAGGTCAATTTCCTGTCTGGCCCATAGCGTGATTTAGCTTTAAATTTTCGAACATTCTTTATCATAGATGTGACACCAGTCCATCTCCTATTCACAAAGGGACTTATAAATGAGTGTAGCTTGTTGAAGATAGATTTAGTTGACAAGCCAGTGTAAAACTGGACATCTTTGTCACACACCAGCAGTTGTTCTGAGTTCATATGATTTCAGTGTTTTTGAATGGTATCTTTTAATCTTTGAATTTCTTGCTTCTGTTTTTGAATAGTTTGGTACTGAATTATTAGAAAGTTAAACATAACAAGGATGACTGTAATAAGAACTAAAAGAGGTGGAAATGACAAAAGTGCTTGTGTCAATTGAGGAATTTCTGGATCTTCATAGATTGGTGTAGCAGTGAATTCTGGTTCCGCAGGTTCATCCGCAAAGATTTTGCACCGCTTTTGTTTAGGCATGTGTTTTGTAGCTTCGAACTGGTTCATCCGCTTTACCCGTTTCGAAGCATCGTCATAACCAAGATGAAGGGTTGGCAGTGGATTTTGTAGAGTCGTCGGTTCCCCATCAACAAAATGCCTTAAAAGAAATTAactaatttattgtttgttgtataCTAATGACATGTTAGTTACACAATTGTACTTCAATGGCATCAGATGAAATAAGTACAGTTAAGCCAATACATGTGTAAATTAATCATTGCTTGAGGTTTAGTTAATAACAACTTGCTTCACATATACCTTGAACAAACACGACAGTATTTTGGTGGTGACCAAAGTTTACTTCCTTGTTTCCGCCCTATGAGTTGCTTTCATTTTTCACGTCGCTCTGGGTTCTTCTTTACCTTGAAAAGGTAAACAGTCTGAAAGAGGATGGTAATGAGTTGACAAATGTTGCTTTTAACACCCATGTTCTTGAAATCAATATAATCACATTCATATGgcaaacaaaattgaattttgCTTCCGaaaaatacctttatttaaatgttatcagAATGCCACATTCAATTTACAACTTACAAGGCATTAAAACAAGTGACTATTCCACTTTAAGAAGTAAAATTATTTGGATGTTCTCGAAATATATACTTAAGGGCTTGATACATTACATATAAATGAcagtataatataataacaataaaataataatagtaaaatgCATACACGAAAATGTGTAACATCCCATAATTTTCTTCATTATATATTGTCAAAAAAGTCAAACAATGGTATATTACCTAAAAGGGGCAGCACAGATGCAACTCTTGTCTTTATGCAGACAACCACACGTCTCACAAAGTTGTTTTCTCCATCTATTTAGCCAATAAGAGCCGTTAGAACAGTTCTGTACCGCACAGGTCAGGGCCATGTTTATTTCTTACTCGCACTTCAAGAAAGACAACTCTTACCGGATATTGATTTCGCGCATGCGCAGTGGAAAACTGTTAAAgtgtgtattgttgttgttgttgttaaatgataaaatgccaGGGAATTTGCAAGACAGAAACCCTCACTTTATGAACTGGATAAGTGGAAGACATCATAAATTAGACTGTTTTGCTCTACACAGGAGTGTTAAAGTTGGTTGATTCAGGTATTTTACATTTAGATAGATTGACATATGCTGTGTCAAGTTTACTGAGCACAAATGAATAAATTCGAAACAGATATCTTGACTATGCCAGACATGCAGTtactggtttatttttttaaagacggGAAGATCCTTTATAGAGAAACCTTTActtcatacaatgtacatgccCTGATCCATATTGCTGATGATGTGGAACACTTTGGAACCTCGCTGTACAAAATATCTGCCTTTCTATTAGAAAATCACCTCCATAAATTGAAGAAAAGTGTTTAAAGAACTCAAAATGCAATACTGCAAATAACGAAATGTGCAATAGCGCTTGAAAAGTCCAAATTTAAATACACTCCAAAGTCAAATTCCGCTTTTGTTTCAACATTGAAAAAAGATTGCTGTTTTCTATCAAGGATCTAAcagtatgtttttgtaaatgagaaacgaagaaaaaaaacatttgtgtgTAATGTTATTGACCAACCTTGCTTGGAATGCTTCTTTGATACTCCATATGATTCAAAGCTTAATGATATAGGAGTTGTAAGGGATATCAGACCATATAGCATAAGAAAACTTCTTGAACTCACGAGTTTTAGAGAAAGGTTGTTTTGCTCCCATATCAAACTGGTTGCCTTTTGCCGCCCATGCTGCTTGGTGTGGAGAGACGATAGTGGATGCATGCTGCATACTGGTTTTGCATGTATTCTTCAGTAATcatgtttcaatttcaatttatctaaataattcttaaaataaatttaattaagcCTTTTAATTGCATTTAGACCAACTACCTTTTTCACACCTTCTGGTCATGAACGGACCTCTGTGGGGGTTTTCTGGGAGCCAATTTCTCACTCCATGCTAGTCATTACACCAGGTTTATCAGACTAGACGCTctacaatatgtttaaattaaatgattattagTTTTTGTGTGTAACAAAGTAACAAGTTATATCCAAAATGAGTGAACTAGAAGGAGCTACTCCAAAATTGTCACAAAAGGTATCGCAGGTGTTGAGACAGGAAGAGTTGGTAACAAATGATGCCTTGCGACTCATTGTGGAAAGTGACCTTAAACAAACTGGCATTCCATTAGaaacagttaaaataattatgcGGGACGAAAAACTGTAAAAAGGTGAAAGGACTAGCCCAATTGTGTCAGTAACCACAGAAGCGGCTGGCTTGAGAAAGACAACTCCCCGAGGACTACTACGACCTTGAATGTTTGCTGTTAGGAATTAAAGACACAGATGATTTTCATATTGTTgataaacacaacaaaatatcaaGTTTTTCAGAGAAGAAGTTGTGAAGataaatttcaaatgtaaatgttaaaaggaCATTACATAATAGTGCATGAAAAACACTCAATGTATCTGCACTTGGTGCAATTCCAAAGAAAGGGTCATCAAAGGTCAGATTTATTCTGGATTGTAGCAGACCAACAGGTTCTCCTGTTAATGATTTTGCAACAACTAATCACTTCAAATATCAAACTGTGCAAGAGGCCTTGGATTTAATAACACCTAATTGCTACACCTCAAAGTTGAGCTTTAAATCACAGATGAAAATACATCTATCAAATTTCAAGTCATGGGTCTTCAGTGGAAAGTTAGTGGTGTGAGAATTACACCTTCATGGTAGACCAGTGTCTGAGTTTCTCCGAGTTTCGATGCAGAACGAAGTCCCGAAATCTTCAATCGTATTACACAATCTGTTAGAATAATGATGGCTCGAAAATGCtacaaatcaatcaatcattacCTGGATGATTTCTGAGTAATTGCTCCAACATATGAAAAATGCAAGATGGCCTTACATATACTTTTATGTTTACTGCCTGAACTTGGATTTCAGATAAACTACAACAAACTTGAAGGTCCCCAAAAAAAAGATGCTATTTTTTGGTGTAAATTTAGACTCCGCCTCTCTGACAATTAGCATTCACAAACAAAAGTGAGTTGAGTTGTGGGCATCTttgcatacatttataaatcagaaaaaaagtttaaaagccGAATATTCCGAGCATGGTGGGGATATTGAAATATTGCATACAtgttaggccagagtttttatatctttagatttacgggagcgccgtacctaaatattgcaaaacccattCAGCTCAGAAAGCTCAATGAAAGTGGTGAATATTGGTGGTAACTCTACTTCCAAAGAGCCAGGAGTTAGGGATACAtactttaaaattacatttgagGAAAGTGAGACCGACTCTTCGGCATCAGATTCTCCTACCAAGTTGCCACCAGAATCTTCGCCGATAAAAATTTCACCTCGCATTTCTATTCAGAGACAATTAGATGAAATCAGTTGTCCTGAATCAAAATCCTTCAAGTTCGTACCAGACATTGTTCTCGAAAGCACAAGCAAAGAACACTTGGTAGTTGAAGTCAAGAAAGGGAGGGTATTTCATCAGGAATATGTATCTCAACTGAGATATATGCTCATGCCCGCAGCACTCCATCAAGAAACAGCTGTGGGTGTCTTGATTTGCGCGAAACGGGCAGTTCTAGAGAAATGCATCGCTACTAATGGCGAGGTGAATTTTCAGAGAAGTGTCTACGAGTTCGGGAAAGATTCTCTTGTGGCCGGCATGGAAAACCTCTTGAAAGATATCTATTGTA from Mya arenaria isolate MELC-2E11 chromosome 3, ASM2691426v1 harbors:
- the LOC128226377 gene encoding uncharacterized protein LOC128226377, giving the protein MNSEQLLVCDKDVQFYTGLSTKSIFNKLHSFISPFVNRRWTGVTSMIKNVRKFKAKSRYGPDRKLTSKCEFLLMLMKIRLGLLNADLAKRFNILECLVSRIFLAWLRASSLALKAMVYLPDEETLIATKPERFRKLSSLHSIIDCTELFIETPKDLYLQSATWSNYKHHNTLKLLVACSPNSSIIFISKAYLGRVSDKAITLDLNYLDLIPMHCMVMADKVFNIQGECASRNISLYVPPGRRGTSQMPSDCQKN